In a single window of the Bos taurus isolate L1 Dominette 01449 registration number 42190680 breed Hereford chromosome 23, ARS-UCD2.0, whole genome shotgun sequence genome:
- the UBD gene encoding ubiquitin D isoform X1, whose protein sequence is MATVVDVTVHSEKWKPMTFPAHPGDRVNKINERVRSRTKVPVPDQVLQLGSKTLKPKRTLSSYGIDKETTIHLTLKVVKPSDEELPLVLVEPGEGGQRHELQVRRSSSVAQVKEMIKMRTAIPPKKQIVNCNGKKLEDGKIMGDYGIKKGHLLFLTYPCIGG, encoded by the coding sequence GTGACTGTCCATTCTGAGAAATGGAAACCGATGACCTTCCCTGCCCATCCGGGAGACAGAGTGAATAAGATCAATGAACGTGTCCGCTCTAGGACCAAGGTTCCCGTGCCGGACCAGGTCCTCCAGCTGGGCTCGAAGACCCTAAAGCCAAAGAGAACTCTGTCATCGTATGGCATCGACAAGGAGACGACCATCCACCTCACCCTGAAGGTGGTGAAGCCCAGTGATGAGGAGCTGCCCTTGGTTTtggtggagcctggtgagggGGGGCAGAGGCATGAGCTCCAGGTGCGAAGGTCCAGCTCAGTGGCCCAGGTGAAGGAGATGATCAAGATGAGGACCGCTATACCCCCGAAGAAGCAGATTGTGAACTGCAATGGAAAGAAACTGGAAGACGGGAAGATCATGGGAGATTATGGCATCAAAAAGGGCCATTTACTCTTCCTGACATATCCCTGCATTGGCGGATGA
- the UBD gene encoding ubiquitin D (The RefSeq protein has 4 substitutions compared to this genomic sequence), translating to MATVVDVTVHSEKWKPMTFPAHLGDRVNKIKERVRSRTKVPVPDQVLQLGSKTLKPQRTLSSYGIDKETTIHLTLKVVKPSDEELPLVLVEPGEGGQRHELQVRRSSSVAQVKEMIKMRTAVPPKKQIVNCNGKKLEDGKIMGDYGIKKGHLLFLTYPCIGG from the coding sequence GTGACTGTCCATTCTGAGAAATGGAAACCGATGACCTTCCCTGCCCATCCGGGAGACAGAGTGAATAAGATCAATGAACGTGTCCGCTCTAGGACCAAGGTTCCCGTGCCGGACCAGGTCCTCCAGCTGGGCTCGAAGACCCTAAAGCCAAAGAGAACTCTGTCATCGTATGGCATCGACAAGGAGACGACCATCCACCTCACCCTGAAGGTGGTGAAGCCCAGTGATGAGGAGCTGCCCTTGGTTTtggtggagcctggtgagggGGGGCAGAGGCATGAGCTCCAGGTGCGAAGGTCCAGCTCAGTGGCCCAGGTGAAGGAGATGATCAAGATGAGGACCGCTATACCCCCGAAGAAGCAGATTGTGAACTGCAATGGAAAGAAACTGGAAGACGGGAAGATCATGGGAGATTATGGCATCAAAAAGGGCCATTTACTCTTCCTGACATATCCCTGCATTGGCGGATGA